The following are encoded in a window of Gramella sp. MT6 genomic DNA:
- a CDS encoding DUF4159 domain-containing protein encodes MRGIQLLFCIILLSLSSILNAQEIAVLKYNGGGDWYSNPTALPNLIKFCNSNINTSINEKTETVEPGSTDIFQFPFVHMTGHGNVVFSDDEIENLRNYLISGGFLHIDDNYGMNKYIRTEIKKLFPEKELTEVPTDHEIFSSAFDFPNGLPKIHEHDALPPQAFGIFEDDRLVLLFTFESDLGDGWESPEVHNDPEEVRLKALKMGANIIKYAFEN; translated from the coding sequence ATGCGAGGAATTCAGCTATTATTTTGTATTATTCTCCTAAGCCTTTCAAGCATCTTAAATGCTCAGGAAATTGCAGTCCTAAAATATAATGGTGGCGGAGATTGGTATTCTAATCCCACTGCGCTACCAAATCTTATAAAATTCTGCAATTCCAATATCAATACCAGTATCAACGAAAAGACGGAAACCGTTGAACCGGGCAGTACCGATATTTTTCAGTTCCCTTTTGTTCATATGACCGGCCACGGAAATGTGGTTTTCAGCGATGATGAGATCGAGAATCTTAGAAATTACCTTATTAGCGGAGGCTTTCTGCATATTGATGACAATTACGGAATGAATAAATATATTCGTACCGAGATCAAAAAATTATTCCCTGAAAAGGAATTAACGGAAGTCCCTACAGATCATGAAATTTTTTCATCGGCTTTCGATTTCCCAAATGGCTTACCCAAAATACATGAACACGACGCACTCCCACCACAGGCATTCGGCATTTTTGAAGACGACAGGTTAGTTCTTCTATTTACTTTTGAAAGTGATCTCGGCGATGGCTGGGAAAGCCCTGAAGTTCATAATGACCCTGAAGAAGTCCGATTAAAAGCCTTAAAAATGGGTGCAAATATTATCAAATACGCCTTCGAGAATTGA